A part of Scleropages formosus chromosome 3, fSclFor1.1, whole genome shotgun sequence genomic DNA contains:
- the fzr1b gene encoding fizzy-related protein homolog isoform X1 yields the protein MDQDYERRLLRQINHQNLPESPLAKSACATSSPVSVKSGDRFIPTRAGSNWSINFHYANENCRSPNQNHRAKETSTDTGKDAVAYAALLRNELLGAAIEMVPDPHTDDRRHATLTQDTHGLFKYTVHTKRVPFDSGNEVSPYSLSPLSNKSHKLLRSPRKPARKISKIPFKVLDAPELQDDFYLNLVDWSAGNLLSVGLGACVYLWSACTSQVTRLCDLSVDGDSVTSVCWNERGSLVAVGTHKGYVQIWDAAGGRKLTSLEGHSARVGALAWNGDQLSSGSRDRVILQRDVRTPPSAERRLQGHRQEVCGLKWSPDHQHLASGGNDNKLLVWNSSSLLPVQQYSDHLAAVKAIAWSPHQHGLLASGGGTADRCLRFWNTLTGQALQSTDTGSQVCNLAWSKHANELVSTHGYSQNQILVWKYPSLTQVAKLTGHSYRVLYLAVSPDGEAIVTGAGDETLRFWNVFSKTRCTKESKSVLNLFTRIR from the exons ATGGACCAGGACTATGAGCGACGCCTCCTCAGACAAATAAATCATCAGAACCTGCCGGAATCCCCACTGGCCAAG TCAGCTTGTGCGACTTCCAGTCCAGTCAGTGTCAAGTCAGGGGACCGATTCATTCCCACCCGCGCTGGTAGCAACTGGAGCATCAATTTCCACTACGCTAAC GAAAACTGCAGGTCTCCAAACCAGAACCACAGGGCAAAAGAGACCAGCACGGATACAGGGAAAG ATGCTGTGGCTTATGCTGCTCTGCTGAGGAACGAGCTGTTGGGGGCAGCCATCGAAATGGTGCCTGACCCCCACACAGATGACCGCAGGCATGCCACCCTCACCCAAGACACCCATGGTCTTTTCAAG TACACTGTCCACACAAAGAGAGTGCCTTTTGACAGTGGTAATGAGGTGTCCCCCTACTCCCTGTCGCCACTGAGCAACAAGAG TCATAAGCTCCTGCGGTCTCCTCGCAAGCCAGCCCGCAAAATCTCTAAGATCCCCTTCAAGGTGCTGGATGCCCCAGAACTACAGGATGACTTCTACCTCAACTTGGTGGACTGGTCGGCCGGCAACCTGTTGAGCGTGGGCCTAGGGGCCTGCGTGTACCTGTGGAGCGCCTGTACCAGCCAG GTGACAAGGCTGTGCGACTTATCAGTGGATGGAGACTCTGTGACATCAGTGTGCTGGAATGAAAGG GGGAGTCTGGTTGCTGTGGGAACTCATAAAGGCTATGTCCAAATCTGGGATGCAGCCGGAGGGAGGAAGCTGACCAGCCTGGAGGGACATTCTGCACGTGTGG GGGCCTTGGCCTGGAACGGGGACCAGCTGTCATCGGGCAGCCGGGATCGTGTCATCCTACAGAGGGACGTGCGGACACCTCCCTCTGCCGAGAGGAGGCTGCAGGGTCACCGACAGGAGGTGTGTGGACTCAAGTGGTCCCCTGACCACCAGCACCTCGCCTCAGGGGGCAATGATAACAAG CTGTTGGTCTGGAACAGTTCCAGCCTGCTTCCGGTGCAGCAGTACAGTGACCACCTGGCTGCAGTTAAGGCCATCGCCTGGTCCCCTCACCAGCACGGCCTCCTGGCCTCTGGTGGGGGCACAGCTGACCGCTGCCTCAGGTTCTGGAACACCCTGACTGGTCAGGCACTGCAGAGCACAGACACGGGGTCCCAAGTCTGCAACCTAGCCTGGTCCAAACACGCCAATGAGCTG gTCAGTACACATGGCTACTCACAGAACCAGATCCTGGTCTGGAAGTACCCGTCTTTGACACAGGTGGCCAAACTGACAGGTCACTCCTACAGGGTTCTCTACTTG GCTGTTTCCCCAGATGGCGAGGCTATTGTGACAGGAGCAGGAGATGAAACTCTTAGGTTCTGGAATGTCTTCAGTAAAACACGGTGTACAAAG GAATCCAAATCAGTGCTGAACCTCTTCACAAGAATACGATAG
- the fzr1b gene encoding fizzy-related protein homolog isoform X2, protein MDQDYERRLLRQINHQNLPESPLAKSACATSSPVSVKSGDRFIPTRAGSNWSINFHYANENCRSPNQNHRAKETSTDTGKDAVAYAALLRNELLGAAIEMVPDPHTDDRRHATLTQDTHGLFKYTVHTKRVPFDSGNEVSPYSLSPLSNKSHKLLRSPRKPARKISKIPFKVLDAPELQDDFYLNLVDWSAGNLLSVGLGACVYLWSACTSQVTRLCDLSVDGDSVTSVCWNERGSLVAVGTHKGYVQIWDAAGGRKLTSLEGHSARVGALAWNGDQLSSGSRDRVILQRDVRTPPSAERRLQGHRQEVCGLKWSPDHQHLASGGNDNKLLVWNSSSLLPVQQYSDHLAAVKAIAWSPHQHGLLASGGGTADRCLRFWNTLTGQALQSTDTGSQVCNLAWSKHANELVSTHGYSQNQILVWKYPSLTQVAKLTGHSYRVLYLAVSPDGEAIVTGAGDETLRFWNVFSKTRCTKV, encoded by the exons ATGGACCAGGACTATGAGCGACGCCTCCTCAGACAAATAAATCATCAGAACCTGCCGGAATCCCCACTGGCCAAG TCAGCTTGTGCGACTTCCAGTCCAGTCAGTGTCAAGTCAGGGGACCGATTCATTCCCACCCGCGCTGGTAGCAACTGGAGCATCAATTTCCACTACGCTAAC GAAAACTGCAGGTCTCCAAACCAGAACCACAGGGCAAAAGAGACCAGCACGGATACAGGGAAAG ATGCTGTGGCTTATGCTGCTCTGCTGAGGAACGAGCTGTTGGGGGCAGCCATCGAAATGGTGCCTGACCCCCACACAGATGACCGCAGGCATGCCACCCTCACCCAAGACACCCATGGTCTTTTCAAG TACACTGTCCACACAAAGAGAGTGCCTTTTGACAGTGGTAATGAGGTGTCCCCCTACTCCCTGTCGCCACTGAGCAACAAGAG TCATAAGCTCCTGCGGTCTCCTCGCAAGCCAGCCCGCAAAATCTCTAAGATCCCCTTCAAGGTGCTGGATGCCCCAGAACTACAGGATGACTTCTACCTCAACTTGGTGGACTGGTCGGCCGGCAACCTGTTGAGCGTGGGCCTAGGGGCCTGCGTGTACCTGTGGAGCGCCTGTACCAGCCAG GTGACAAGGCTGTGCGACTTATCAGTGGATGGAGACTCTGTGACATCAGTGTGCTGGAATGAAAGG GGGAGTCTGGTTGCTGTGGGAACTCATAAAGGCTATGTCCAAATCTGGGATGCAGCCGGAGGGAGGAAGCTGACCAGCCTGGAGGGACATTCTGCACGTGTGG GGGCCTTGGCCTGGAACGGGGACCAGCTGTCATCGGGCAGCCGGGATCGTGTCATCCTACAGAGGGACGTGCGGACACCTCCCTCTGCCGAGAGGAGGCTGCAGGGTCACCGACAGGAGGTGTGTGGACTCAAGTGGTCCCCTGACCACCAGCACCTCGCCTCAGGGGGCAATGATAACAAG CTGTTGGTCTGGAACAGTTCCAGCCTGCTTCCGGTGCAGCAGTACAGTGACCACCTGGCTGCAGTTAAGGCCATCGCCTGGTCCCCTCACCAGCACGGCCTCCTGGCCTCTGGTGGGGGCACAGCTGACCGCTGCCTCAGGTTCTGGAACACCCTGACTGGTCAGGCACTGCAGAGCACAGACACGGGGTCCCAAGTCTGCAACCTAGCCTGGTCCAAACACGCCAATGAGCTG gTCAGTACACATGGCTACTCACAGAACCAGATCCTGGTCTGGAAGTACCCGTCTTTGACACAGGTGGCCAAACTGACAGGTCACTCCTACAGGGTTCTCTACTTG GCTGTTTCCCCAGATGGCGAGGCTATTGTGACAGGAGCAGGAGATGAAACTCTTAGGTTCTGGAATGTCTTCAGTAAAACACGGTGTACAAAGGTATGA